One segment of Pelotomaculum isophthalicicum JI DNA contains the following:
- a CDS encoding twin-arginine translocase TatA/TatE family subunit: MPHIGAPELILVLAVTLIIFGPGKLPELGKAVGKTIKEFRRSSNEIMDEAGSAKAMAEQEGQQAVKAVKS, from the coding sequence ATGCCGCACATTGGAGCACCGGAGTTAATTTTAGTTTTAGCCGTGACTCTTATTATTTTTGGACCCGGTAAACTACCGGAACTGGGCAAGGCTGTGGGCAAAACCATCAAAGAATTTAGACGTTCATCAAATGAGATCATGGATGAGGCGGGATCAGCCAAAGCAATGGCGGAACAAGAAGGACAACAGGCTGTTAAAGCGGTGAAAAGTTAA